Proteins encoded together in one Ciona intestinalis chromosome 3, KH, whole genome shotgun sequence window:
- the LOC100187113 gene encoding unconventional myosin-X isoform X2, which yields MAESDVTTVGSRVWLVKGSPDDLTPATVTQCDGVEVVYQTDYGEEQRMWMNEIDPNQVKPMNGVLLQGVEDMAKMTELNQASILCNLNTRYQQNEIYTYIGSILISVNPYKRLHDLYDEKTLARYTNKDLGEESPHVFAIANECYTCLWKREESQCVLISGESGAGKTEATKFILKFISNISRQRSGKVEEENGKSIEKSILESGPVLEALGNAKTVYNNNSSRFGKFVQLLISESGQIKGGRITDYLLEKHRVVRQNPGERNYHIFYQLIQGATPEQRDRLFLMEPGEYHYLNQSGCVSDPTLNDAEDWAALEQALNVIGFKDGQKQDMMSVLSGILHLGNVSFMNAGGAQVVDTDVIDRTSQLLGIDSERLEAVMKERTMKLRGENITSPQSIDQACDSRDSIAMAVYSQLFRWIISKINHRIKGPDDFYFIGILDIFGFENFKINRFEQFCINFANEKLQEFFNRHIFSLEQIEYNKEGIDWCDVEWADNSECLDLVEKNLGLMSLINEESRFPKGTDKSLLNKLHNQHAKNQFYVKPRVIGLEFGIKHYAGEVMYNVTGFLEKNRDTFRDDLLGLLKDSSCDLIYDLFEKVRGNSESSGKGRSKQAPTASGQFKKSLHALMERLSSANPFFVRCVKPNILKVPDNFNAGIVLNQLRYSGMLETVRVRKAGFPVRRLYKDFWDRYSVVCPNAGDLPETQDRAKSVLNEVEVEGTLWRLGETKVFMKEILEQMLEKVRGEKVFGAAVIIQSVIRAYGARKHFLKLKACSVHAQRFIRGFIARRKFRKAYSAIIRIQKMERGRQARKIFAVLVHEKREKERIKKEATIVIQKYTRGFAARKMFKVLLEKHRQLKALKEQMERERKEREQQARLERERLEREEKERIQREKEEKAAREAALSQPQALPSPMDETPAFPPPFEDISTPLPTDLSVIPTRTSVDARLSAMANLDAVIEQADIDSAYSTVNKKTFSEEGLDDDYLEEQEKLEMERILQLELEIAQMHRRSEARSSIISTERDSRIIENVGDNLTEIREDVFPNKDKADETRGMDILQDLGFEEFEHQMENMNTDVIHDAPPEDMNTESWNDNEDSGNVDPAPTSTSDIEDESYYTDSSFDDDDISDTDTVASGPDNNERWNPNVYFHSYLDMKGGLMSQWKKRWCVISNSTFMFFRSKQDSLKCGWLYKKSEAGRGTLRGTLPRKNWQKKWVALRNHEMKIYDNDDENAKCKATIDLSTITDVTDVTEKENGIDVIMSSKVHHFSAESTEEANEWYSILMKILSSSEQEIANMETEFANPKNAIGTVDGQTITAVAATSVSGKSNTFSITTSQRVYVLACDTVEEMHHWITLLNESMNTSNSADSQGQSSAIQQGWMMKTNFQRQRVTHQRRWFVLKPNVIEYYKSSGRGAQKMGSMGLNSLCLVTSPDEAAYKQTGLWEIKVYGKKHTLILSTEVEEDANLWSSEIQAMIDAQPIIVTKTKLLIDKMKHIGDDEKEITLLYKRNPILRQSQQSLRSPLLSLPYEQVSGTQDSHHTLRDEAIKYFDRLLSMENDNYTNIEEEAGVIQDLLRTCHGSKSFQDEVYLQLIKQTAIYTTQLTTDEQMCEQQHVTTCPHYWHLIACMCCAYHPSRPVMQYLKFHLKRVKERYPETPGGVYAAFAEKSINKQTSRRREMVPSIPEICAALERRDLVTVIKCYGGATCDIYIDSFTTAGQVVQKLRRGMQLEGNRNTFALFEKKGTDERALEPATFLCDSVAKFESLNHERDMASGELEWELYFKLYCVFDPMEVKEDSIAYHFVFEDVHEQVINGLYPASEDILRELAALRLQFVVGNYTQLDWDSKLDQFYPVTKVKEAYEITANGDEYKEKRSGSFNTNLLDSNTTTKKRASSSIFNTFRKRGMKKVKEDEEGNEMKRTLFQEELQDVRSNVAERWRKLRGMEPEDAVVEYVNLARTWPGYGSYLFKVENNEAQFGESRLSLAVASKGVTVYKRGHPASLDHFSFEKILSFGATSATVFRLQTESRGDLSFYADQVTEIVKLMRAYVQALYKRHHR from the exons ATGGCAGAATCCGACGTAACGACAGTT GGAAGTCGAGTATGGCTCGTGAAAGGAAGCCCCGATGATCTAACGCCAGCCACCGTTACCCAATGTGACGGGGTCGAGGTCGTGTACCAGACAGACTATGGAGAG GAGCAACGAATGTGGATGAATGAGATTGACCCAAACCAAGTAAAACCGATGAATGGGGTTCTTCTACAAGGAGTAGAGGACATGGCGAAAATGACCGAACTAAACCAAGCTTCAATTCTTTGCAACCTTAACACAAGATACcaacaaaatgaaatatac ACTTACATTGGCTCTATACTGATCTCTGTCAATCCGTACAAGCGCCTACACGATCTGTACGACGAAAAGACGCTCGCTCGCTATACGAATAAAGACTTGGGCGAGGAATCGCCGCACGTATTCGCTATCGCCAATGAATGTTACACATGTTTGTGGAAGCGCGAGGAAAGCCAATGTGTTCTGATCAG CGGAGAAAGCGGAGCGGGAAAAACCGAGGCAACCAAGTTTATTCTCaagtttatttcaaacataaGCCGACAACGTAGCGGCAAAGTCGA AGAGGAAAATGGCAAATCCATTGAGAAATCCATTCTTGAAAGTGGGCCAGTGTTGGAAGCTTTGGGAAATGCCAAGACTGTATATAATAACAACTCTAGTAGATTTGGGAAATTCGTCCAACTTTTGATTAGTGAATCTGGCCAGATCAAAGGAGGAAGAATTACTGATT ATCTTCTTGAAAAG CATAGAGTGGTTCGACAAAATCCTGGCGAAAGAAATTATCACATTTTCTACCAGCTAATACAAGGAGCCACACCAGAACAACGGG ATCGTTTATTTCTCATGGAACCGGGGGAATATCATTATTTAAACCAGTCTGGTTGTGTGTCTGATCCAACATTGAATGATGCAGAAGATTGGGCTGCTTTAGAG caAGCTTTGAATGTTATTGGGTTTAAAGACGGACAGAAACAAGACATGATGAGTGTCTTATCTGGAATATTGCACTTGggaaatgtttcatttatgaACGCTGGTGGTGCTCAAGTGGTCGATACTGATG TTATTGATCGAACATCACAGCTGTTGGGCATCGACAGCGAAAGACTTGAAGCTGTAATGAAAGAAAGGACGATGAAATTAAGAGGAGAAAACATCACATCTCCTCAAAGCATTGATCAA GCATGTGATTCCCGGGATTCGATAGCAATGGCAGTTTACTCCCAACTCTTCCGATGGATCATCTCAAAGATCAACCACCGCATCAAAGGTCCAgatgatttttatttcattggGATTCTCGACATCTTTGGATTTGAAAATTTcaag ATCAATCGATTCGAACAATTCTGTATCAACTTTGCCAACGAGAAGCTTCAAGAATTTTTTAACCGACATATTTTTAGTTTGGAACAAATTGAATACAACAA ggAAGGAATAGACTGGTGTGACGTGGAATGGGCCGACAACAGCGAATGTTTGGATTTGGTGGAAAAGAATCTCGGTCTCATGTCGCTGATCAACGAAGAAAGTCGTTTTCCGAAAGGAACTGACAAATCCCTGCTTAACAAGTTGCATAATCAGCATGCG aaaaatcAATTCTATGTGAAACCGCGTGTCATCGGATTGGAGTTTGGAATCAAACATTATGCAGGAGAG GTGATGTACAATGTTACTGGTTTCTTAGAGAAAAACAGAGATACATTTAGGGATGATCTTCTAGGATTACTGAAAGATTCAAG CTGTGACTTGATTTACGACTTGTTTGAGAAAGTTCGTGGAAATTCTGAATCTTCTGGGAAAGGTAGAAGCAAGCAAGCCCCAACAGCTAGTGGGCAATTTAAG AAATCCCTACATGCACTGATGGAGAGATTGTCATCTGCCAATCCTTTCTTTGTTCGCTGCGTCAAACCCAACATTTTAAAG GTACCCGATAATTTCAATGCTGGAATCGTATTAAACCAACTGAGATATTCAGGAATGTTGGAAACAGTTCGAGTTCGAAAAGCTGGTTTCCCTGTTCGGCGATTGTACAAAGACTTTTGGGACAG GTATTCTGTAGTTTGTCCCAATGCTGGAGATCTCCCTGAAACTCAGGATCGAGCAAAAAGTGTCCTCAATGAAGTTGAGGTAGAAGGAACGCTATGGAGACTTGGGGAAACTAAA GTTTTCATGAAAGAAATCTTGGAACAAATGCTTGAGAAAGTTCGAGGGGAGAAAGTATTCGGTGCTGCTGTTATTATACAGTCGGTGATCAGAGCTTATGGTGCAAGGAAACATTTCTTGAAGTTGAAAGCTTGCTCTGTTCATGCTCAACGTTTTATTCGA GGCTTCATTGCGAGAAGAAAATTCCGCAAAGCTTACTCGGCGATTATCCGTATTCAAAAGATGGAGCGAGGAAGACAAGCTCGGAAGATCTTTGCTGTGTTGGTCCATGAGAAGCGGGAGAAAGAAAGGATCAAAAAGGAAGCCACTATTGTGATACAGAAGTATACACGAGGATTCGCTGCAAGAAAGATGTTCAAG GTGCTATTAGAGAAACATCGTCAGTTGAAGGCACTCAAAGAACAAATGGAACGTGAACGAAAAGAAAGAGAACAACAG GCTCGTCTTGAAAGAGAGAGACTGGAaagagaagaaaaagaaagaataCAGAGAGAAAAGGAAGAGAAG GCTGCAAGAGAAGCTGCATTATCTCAACCCCAAGCCTTACCGTCACCAATGGATGAAACACCAGCCTTCCCTCCTCCATTTGAAGATATTTCAACTCCACTTCCAACAGACTTGTCGGTCATCCCAACAAGAACATCAGTGGATGCTCGT TTATCTGCCATGGCAAACTTAGATGCGGTGATTGAACAAGCTGACATTGACAGCGCATACTCCACTGTTAATAAGAAGACATTCTCGGAAGAAGGACTGGATGATGATTATCTGGAGGAGCAGGAGAAGTTGGAGATGGAACGGATCCTCCAGCTTGAGCTCGAGATCGCTCAGATGCATAGAAGAAGTGAAGCAAGATCAAGTATCATCTCTACAGAG cgAGATAGTCGAATTATTGAAAACGTTGGCGACAATCTTACAGAAATTAGAGAAGATGTATTTCCAAACAAGGACAAAGCAGATGAAACTCGTGGAATGGATATATTACAG GACCTTGGTTTTGAAGAGTTTGAACACCAAATGGAGAATATGAACACTGATGTTATTCATGATGCACCACCAGAAGATATG AACACTGAGTCATGGAATGACAATGAAGATAGTGGAAATGTTGATCCTGCTCCAACAAGTACATCGGATATTGAAGATg AGTCTTACTACACGGATTCTTCGTTTGATGACGATGATATAAGTGACACTGACACAGTAGCTAGTGGACCAGATAACAATGAAAGATGGAATCCAAATGTTTATTTCCATTCCTACCTTGATATGAAG GGCGGTTTAATGAGTCAATGGAAAAAACGTTGGTGCGTGATTAGCAACAGCACGTTCATGTTCTTTCGCAGCAAGCAAGACAGCCTTAAATGTGGATGGCTTTACAAAAAATCTGAGGCTGGGAGAGGAACTTTGCGTGGAACATTGCCACGAAAAAATTGGCAAAAGAA GTGGGTAGCTCTTCGTAATCACGAGATGAAAATTTACGACAACGACGACGAAAACGCGAAATGTAAAGCAACCATTGACCTTAGCACCATTACTGATGTTACTGATGTAACAGAAAAGGAGAACGGAATTGACGTGATCATGTCATCCAAAGTTCATCATTTTTCTGCTGAGAGCACAGAGGAAGCAAATGAGTGGTATAG TATTCTGATGAAGATATTATCAAGTTCTGAGCAAGAGATAGCAAACATGGAGACAGAGTTTGCGAATCCAAAGAATGCGATTGGAACAGTGGATGGACAAACCATCACTGCTGTTGCTGCTACCTCTGTTTCTG GCAAGTCAAACACATTTTCCATCACCACATCACAGCGCGTATATGTGTTAGCATGCGACACTGTGGAAGAAATGCACCATTGGATAACTTTGTTGAATGAAAGCATGAACACATCGAACTCTGCTGACTca CAAGGCCAGTCCTCTGCCATCCAGCAAGGTTGGATGATGAAGACAAACTTTCAGCGTCAACGAGTTACCCACCAACGAAGATGGTTCGTTCTCAAACCCAACGTCATTGAATATTACAAGAGCAGCGGGCGAGGAGCACAGAAGATGGGGTCGATGGGGTTGAACAGTTTGTGTTTGGTTACATCTCCAGATGAAGCAGCttat AAACAGACTGGCTTGTGGGAGATTAAAGTATATGGGAAGAAACACACGTTAATATTAAGCACAGAAGTAGAAGAAGATGCCAACTTATGGAGTAGCGAGATACAAGCAATGATTGACGCACAACCAATAATTGTCACCAAAACTAAACTTCTTATTGATAAAATGAag CACATTGGAGATGATGAAAAAGAAATCACTCTTCTTTATAAAAGAAATCCAATCCTCAGACAAAGTCAACAATCATTAAGATCCCCCCTGCTTTCCCTACCATATGAACAG GTATCTGGTACACAAGATAGCCACCACACACTAAGGGATGAAgctattaaatattttgaccgACTTCTTTCAATGGAAAACGacaattatacaaatattgaGGAAGAAGCTGGCGTGATACAg GACTTACTACGCACCTGCCATGGCTCCAAGTCATTCCAAGACGAAGTTTATTTACAACTGATCAAACAAACAGCCATATACACCACACAGCTCACTACAGACGAGCAGATGTGTGAACAACAGCATGTCACAACTTGCCCACATTACTGGCACCTTATTGCTTGCATGTGTTGTGCATATCATCCTTCAAGGCCAGTTATGCAATACCTCAAGTTCCATCTAAAacg AGTGAAAGAGCGTTACCCCGAAACCCCAGGTGGGGTTTACGCAGCTTTTGCTGAGaaatcaataaataaacaaacttccCGTCGGCGTGAGATGGTTCCCTCTATACCAGAAATATGCGCGGCGCTCGAAAGACGGGATCTTGTTACTGTTATCAAGTGTTACGGTGGTGCAACATGTGATATCTACATTGACTCTTTTACAACTGCTGGACAG GTTGTACAAAAGTTGAGACGTGGTATGCAACTTGAAGGGAATCGAAACACGTTTGCGCTTTTTGAAAAGAAAGGAACTGATGAAAGAGCTTTGGAACCTGCTACCTTCCTATGTGATAGTGTGGCTAAATTTGAATC aCTAAACCACGAGCGAGATATGGCAAGTGGGGAGTTGGAGTGGGAACTTTATTTCAAGCTGTATTGTGTGTTTGATCCCATGGAGGTCAAGGAAGATTCAATTGCTTATCATTTCGTGTTTGAAGAT GTACATGAACAAGTAATCAATGGGCTTTACCCCGCAAGCGAGGATATTCTGCGAGAGTTAGCTGCGTTACGTCTTCAGTTTGTGGTTGGAAACTACACGCAGTTGGATTGGGA TTCTAAGTTGGACCAATTCTACCCTGTAACCAAAGTAAAGGAAGCTTATGAGATTACTGCTAATGGTGATGAATACAAAGAGAAAAGATCGGGATCTTTCAACACTAATTTACTCGATTCAAATACAACAACCAAAAAACGAgca TCTTCCAGCATCTTCAACACGTTCCGGAAGAGAGGAATGAAAAAGGTAAAAGAAGATGAGGAAGGTAATGAGATGAAGAGGACGCTCTTCCAGGAGGAGCTACAAGATGTCCGATCTAATGTTGCTGAGAGATGGAGGAAGTTGAGAGGAATGGAGCCGGAAGATGCCGTG GTCGAATACGTGAACTTAGCTCGGACATGGCCGGGTTACGGATCCTATTTATTCAAAGTTGAAAACAACGAAGCTCAGTTTGGAGAATCCCGTTTATCATTGGCCGTCGCATCTAAAGGGGTCACCGTGTATAAACGAGGTCACCCAGCTTCACTGGATCATTTTTCCTttgaaaa GATTTTATCATTCGGAGCAACGTCTGCTACAGTCTTCCGTCTTCAAACCGAATCCCGCGGCGACCTTTCATTTTACGCCGATCAAGTCACTGAGATTGTGAAACTAATGAGAGCATACGTACAAGCTTTATATAAACGTCATCACCGATAA